GACGGCAAGGCCAGCGAGCGCGGCAGCCGCTACTGCGGTGACGCCGCCGCCGACGAAGCTTTCGGTCCACGCGATGCCGGCCTTGTCGAGCGATCGCACGGCTGACGCGCGCACCCCGCAGGGCGGTGCCAGCGTCGCGAGCGGCAGCGCATCGCCGCGCGGCCAGACGAAGCGCCTGGCGGCGAACCAGCCGAATTCGTCTTCAGTCAGCTTCTCGCCGCCGCGCCGGCTGCCTTCCTGGCGCACGATTACAGCGTCGAGCTCGCCTGCATCGTAGGCATCGAGCATCTCGCGCGAGAAGCCGATGGTCACGGCGAGCGCAAGCTGCGAGGCCATCGCGTGCAGCCGCTCCAGCAGCGGCACCAGCTCCGGACCCGCAGCGTGATCGCTGATCCCGAGCGTGAGCTGTTGCCGCGCCGGCCTCTCGCCCGACAACGCACGGTCATGCACCTCGATCAGCGCGCGGGCGTGGTGCAGGAACGCTGCGCCGTCGGCGGTCAGCCGCACCGCGCGCGGCGAGCGCTCGACCAGCCGCTTGCCGAGCACGATTTCGAGTCGTTGCAGTTTCATGCTGATCGCCGCCTGCGTGGTGCCGAGCGCTTCGGCTGCACGGGTGAAGCCCTGCAGCTCGGCGACGAGGAGGAAAGCCTGCACGGTGTCGATATCGAGCGTCGTCGTCATGATCAAGGATCGTTATCATTGCTATCCACATGGATAAGATACCAAGATGATGCGCAAAGGTCTAGCTAGAGGGGGCGCGATTGACCGCGCCAACCGAGTTTCAAGGAGACTGATCATGCCCCTCATCACCGTCACCTATGCGACCTCCCGCGAGAGGCCGTCGCTGAAGTCCGACATCGCCGCCGCCGTGTCAGAGTTGACCGCAGGGATCCTGCACAAGGACCCCAAGGTCACCGCAATCATCGTGAAGTCTGCCGATGCTGCCGACTGGTTCGCCGGCGGCAAGTCGCTCGCCGAGCAGGGGCTCGCGAGCTACTGGCTCGACGTCCATGTCAGCGAAGGCACCAACACGAAGGACGAGAAGGCGGCCTATCTTGCCGCGCTGTTCAAGCGGATGGGCGAGCTGCTCGGGCCGCTCCACACCGAGAGCTACGCCCATGTCGACGAGGTGAAGGGCGATGCCTACGGTTTCGGCGGGCTGACCCAGGAGCGCCGCTACATCGCCGGCAAGCTCGAGGTCGCGCCGCAGAAGGCGGCGTGAGCCTTAGACTGTTGCTTCCGGCAGGCGCGCCGCGGTGTCGCCGAACACCTCGGCAAATGCCTGCCGGAGCGCGATGTCGACATCGGCCATCGTGACCGGCAGCCCGAGATCGACCAGCGAGGTGACGCCGTAGCGCGGATCGACCACGCCGCAGGGCACGATGGCCTGGAAATGCGAGAGGTCGGGCTCGACATTGATCGCAATGCCGTGGAACGAGACCCAGCGGCGCAGCCTGACGCCGATCGCGCCGATCTTGTCCTCATGGCCCGGCCCCTTGTCAGGGCGTTTCACCCAGACCCCGACGCGGTCCTCGCGGCGCTCGCCGCGGACGTTGAAGGCGGCCAGCGTGCGGATGATCCATTCCTCCAGCGAAGCCACGTAGGCGCGCACGTCCGGCCGGCGCCGCTTGAGGTCGAGCATCACATAGGCCACGCGCTGGCCCGGGCCGTGATAGGTCACCTGGCCGCCGCGGCCGCTCTGGAAGGTCGGGAAGCGTGGGTCGAGCAGGTCGTCGGCCTTGCCGCTGGTGCCGGAGGTGTAGAGCGGCGGATGCTCGAGCAGCCAGACCAGTTCAGGCGCCGCGCGCTCGGCGATTGCCGCGACCCTTGCGTCCATTGCGGCGAGAGAATCGGGGTAGGGCACCGGCTGGTCGGAAATCCGCCACTCGACCGCTTCGCCGCCCGAAGGGCGCGCAAACGTCAAATCGAGGCTTTGGCGGTCGTTAACCATTAGCTAACCCTAACGTGGTCAGGTGAACCCACAATTTAGTTCCCGTTCGGCGGTTCAGAAGTGCCCACCCTCGATAAAGTCAGCGTAGATCTCATGGTGGTTCTCGGCACCACCACCATGCCGATTCACCAGGTCATGCGGCTGTCCCGCGGCGCCATCATCGAACTGGATGCCACCGAGGCCGACGAGGTCAAGATCCTCGCCAACAATCTGCCGGTGGCCAGCGGCGTCGTCTTGGTCGACCGCAACCGGATTGCGGTCGAGGTCAAGCAAATGCTGCCAAAATCTCCCGGCGTTCGCAGTTAATTCGCGCATTAATCGCCTTGTCCCTGCATGCATGATTTGTTACATGGCCCCGTCGATGCGGCGGCGCCTTAGGGTTCCATCCGGCATCCTAGCGCTCGTGGCGGAATTGGTAGACGCGCTGCCTTGAGGTGGCAGTGGGTAACACCGTGGGGGTTCGAGTCCCTCCGAGCGCACCACACCTCAGCTAATCCTTGAAATCGCTGGATTTTTCGGAGCGCGGCCGCTTGCTGGCCGTGCCGTTCCGGGCACGTCCCAGGGCAGTGCCGATGGGTGAGGTGAAGGGCATCCATCGATGCGGTCCTGTAACAGCAGTCAGGTAGATTCGCGGATGCATGGCCTTGCCGGTTTGGTGCTGCCGACCGGAGCCCGGCCGCTTCCCCGATCGCGCGGCCGCAAGCCTGCCTCACCCGGAGCCCCTGATGAT
This Bradyrhizobium sp. CCBAU 53421 DNA region includes the following protein-coding sequences:
- a CDS encoding LysR family transcriptional regulator, giving the protein MTTTLDIDTVQAFLLVAELQGFTRAAEALGTTQAAISMKLQRLEIVLGKRLVERSPRAVRLTADGAAFLHHARALIEVHDRALSGERPARQQLTLGISDHAAGPELVPLLERLHAMASQLALAVTIGFSREMLDAYDAGELDAVIVRQEGSRRGGEKLTEDEFGWFAARRFVWPRGDALPLATLAPPCGVRASAVRSLDKAGIAWTESFVGGGVTAVAAAALAGLAVAPLVRRIAPPGLIDIGPTHKLPRLGASKVMLHSKVSDPAKLAALRALAATFRSVASAT
- a CDS encoding 4-oxalocrotonate tautomerase family protein gives rise to the protein MPLITVTYATSRERPSLKSDIAAAVSELTAGILHKDPKVTAIIVKSADAADWFAGGKSLAEQGLASYWLDVHVSEGTNTKDEKAAYLAALFKRMGELLGPLHTESYAHVDEVKGDAYGFGGLTQERRYIAGKLEVAPQKAA
- the lipB gene encoding lipoyl(octanoyl) transferase LipB, whose protein sequence is MVNDRQSLDLTFARPSGGEAVEWRISDQPVPYPDSLAAMDARVAAIAERAAPELVWLLEHPPLYTSGTSGKADDLLDPRFPTFQSGRGGQVTYHGPGQRVAYVMLDLKRRRPDVRAYVASLEEWIIRTLAAFNVRGERREDRVGVWVKRPDKGPGHEDKIGAIGVRLRRWVSFHGIAINVEPDLSHFQAIVPCGVVDPRYGVTSLVDLGLPVTMADVDIALRQAFAEVFGDTAARLPEATV
- a CDS encoding FliM/FliN family flagellar motor switch protein; this translates as MPTLDKVSVDLMVVLGTTTMPIHQVMRLSRGAIIELDATEADEVKILANNLPVASGVVLVDRNRIAVEVKQMLPKSPGVRS